A window of Prevotella fusca JCM 17724 genomic DNA:
CAAAGAGGTTACTTCTGGTCAAGCACGCCTCGCCCTGATAGAAATCTCTGTGCTTACAATCTGTACGTTGCAAGGGGAGAGGTTCATACAGGATATGGCGACCGTGAGAATGCACATTGTAGCTGGCCTGAATAAGAATAAGGGTTACAGTTTTCTGCGAAAAGGTATAGAGAATGCATGATGAGCTTTTAGGACTTTTCTAAGATGTAGAAGGAATTTAGTTAAGGCATTCTTTGAGTATATGCAGGTCTGGGCAATGGGCTCAGACCTGCTTTTTTGTTGAGCTTCATCCGATGTGGAATTGCTTTTTGTTTTGTATAAAGTCATAAGAAAATTGACAATTCTATATCACTCGTCAGGGGGATTGTGGGAGTGTAGCTATGCTTAAAATAGGATGTAAACAGTTCTTTGAGAGTCCTATTTTGATGAATCGATAGGGGATAGTATTGTTAATGTTATCATTTGGAAGTTCAGATCACAGTCGTATAAACTTCCAGCTTGGTTTGATGTTGCTTTATGGTCGCAGTTTGACAGTTGTATGAAAGCCTTTAATAAAGTATGCCTGCACTGAGTTTTGTGTGGATTGGATTTGTCTAATTTATTATTAATTATTATCTTTGTGTCATATTATAGAGAACAGGCAAGAGAATGTTTCAGACTGTAGGGGCGGATGTTAGCGCATCGTCAGGTGTTTTGATATATTTCTTCAGCAATAGAAAGAGAACAGGATATGTCATTAAGATTACCCAGCGGACTTCCCGCTATTGAGATATTAAAACGTGAGAACATCTTTGTAGGAGATGGGCAGCAAGAGGAAGAGACGGTAAACCGACGACTTCGTATTGTCTTGCTCAATCTCATGCCATTGAAAGTAATTACGGAAACAGACTTTGTACGCCTGCTTTCCAATAGTCCTTTGCAGTTGGAAATAAGTTTCATGAAACTAAAAAGCCATGTGTCAAAGCATACTGCAGCGGAACACATGGAACGTTTCTATCATGATTTTGAAAAACTCAGCAAGGAGAAGTTCGATGGGATGATTGTCACTGGTGCGCCTGTTGAGGGTATGCCTTTTGAGGAGGTGGATTACTGGACAGAACTACAGGAAATATTCAATTGGGCTCGTGAGAACGTGGGCTCAACGCTTTACATCTGTTGGGCGGCACAGGCAGGACTCTATCATTTCTATGGTGTTCCGAAGTTCCCATTGGAAAAAAAGATGTTTGGTATCTTCCCGACAGTTTCATTGAAACCTGAACTGCCACTCTTCCGGGGCTTTGACGATGTCTTCCGTATGCCTCAGAGCCGTCATACGGAGATACGGCGTGGGGACATAGAACGGGTAGATGACCTTGAAGTCATCGCTGAGTCAGAGGAAAGCGGAGTGTCTGTCGTGAGGTCACGCAGCAGGCGTGAGTTCTTTATCACAGGTCATCTGGAGTATGCTCCCGACACACTTGACACAGAATACCACCGTGATCTTGGCAAGCGTGATGATGTGGAGGTTCCGAAGTATTATTATCGTGAGGACGACCCATCTAAAGGTCCGCTTGTCACTTGGCGTGCACATGCCAACTTGCTGTTCACAAATTGGCTGAGCTGGGTGGTGGATATTGAATGATGGGAGTTAATGAGTTGTGGCTTTTGCTTAGCATCATCTTTTATTATGGTTCTGCTGGATTTAGTGTGAATTAACATGCCGTTTCTTGCATAAAACAGTGCGGATTTCGTATCTTTGTGGTCATTATGAAGAGACCAGAAGACATCTTAGCCAAGCTGCTCCTCCAAAACAATGATGACAGGGAAATCGATCGTGTGACATGTGATGACTCCGCTGATGAGATACACATCACCCTCAAATATCGCCATGACACCATCCATGTTAATGGGAAGGAATTCCCTATATTTGACTTCCGTCACGAACGGAGTTGGAGGCACTTGGACATGTGGCAGTACAAGACGATTCTTGAAGCCCGAGTCCCCCGATACCGGGATGGAGATGGGATCAAGAGCGTCCCCGTTCCGTGGGCAATGCCGAACTCCCGGCTGTCTTGGTTGATGGAAAAAAAACGGTAGAAACGCTACTGTCCACCAAGAATCAGACAAAGACTGCACGTCTTCTTCGCCTGTCCTTTGACCAAGTGCATGGAGTGATGCAACGGGCTGTTGAACGGGGATTGAATCGGCGTGACGACAGGCACATCCATGAGCATGTCTGTATGGATGAGAAGTCAATCCGACGGGGGCATGAGTATGTGAGTATGCTCTATGACGGAGATACAGGAAATGTCATCGAAGTAGAGGGCGGGCGCACCAGGAAAAGTGTTGAGAATCTGTGCTCCAAGGCTCTCACTGAAGAGCAAAGGGCAGGTGTGAAGACCGTATGCACGGACATGTGGGACGCCTTCATTGACGGAGCGAAGAAGTACTTCCCTAACGCCAGCCACTGCCACGACATGTACCACTGTGTCACCTATCTGAACGACGCCGTTGACAAAGTTCGCAAACGTGAGGTCAGGCACTTCCCGGAACTGAGA
This region includes:
- a CDS encoding homoserine O-succinyltransferase; the protein is MSLRLPSGLPAIEILKRENIFVGDGQQEEETVNRRLRIVLLNLMPLKVITETDFVRLLSNSPLQLEISFMKLKSHVSKHTAAEHMERFYHDFEKLSKEKFDGMIVTGAPVEGMPFEEVDYWTELQEIFNWARENVGSTLYICWAAQAGLYHFYGVPKFPLEKKMFGIFPTVSLKPELPLFRGFDDVFRMPQSRHTEIRRGDIERVDDLEVIAESEESGVSVVRSRSRREFFITGHLEYAPDTLDTEYHRDLGKRDDVEVPKYYYREDDPSKGPLVTWRAHANLLFTNWLSWVVDIE
- a CDS encoding transposase family protein yields the protein MKRPEDILAKLLLQNNDDREIDRVTCDDSADEIHITLKYRHDTIHVNGKEFPIFDFRHERSWRHLDMWQYKTILEARVPRYRDGDGIKSVPVPWAMPNSRLSWLMEKKR
- a CDS encoding ISL3 family transposase, producing the protein MGNAELPAVLVDGKKTVETLLSTKNQTKTARLLRLSFDQVHGVMQRAVERGLNRRDDRHIHEHVCMDEKSIRRGHEYVSMLYDGDTGNVIEVEGGRTRKSVENLCSKALTEEQRAGVKTVCTDMWDAFIDGAKKYFPNASHCHDMYHCVTYLNDAVDKVRKREVRHFPELRHTKYLWLKDQSKYTTNDQARFNKLEDAEYEVSQAWKVKELFRDLLHLKYHGDMEAYGMLLRRMDDALQYNIEEINGVVFIFKRHLKGIVRAMVTGANNGKAERTNGSIQEIKTIGRGYGTAERYRIAILFFYGGLDIS